The following coding sequences are from one Halomonas sp. HAL1 window:
- a CDS encoding aldehyde dehydrogenase family protein has protein sequence MNSLSQHACDHLAELLKGFGLAATTPLSNWIDGALVAGEGEEITLINPATGEALVTYRDAGTTLIKRATQAATRGQREWMALTASERGRRMNAALRGLEGHEEALAQLESVVAGKPIRDCRAEVGKVREMFEYYAGWCDKQHGEVIPVPTSHLNYVRHVPYGVVGQITPWNAPMFTCAWQLAPAIAAGNGVVLKPSELTPFSSVVIAKLLECSGKFGQGLPKGLINIVNGLGKSTGAALTDHPTISKLVFVGSPQSGRMIAEAGARRLVPSVLELGGKSANIVFADAKLDEAVAGAQAAIFAAAGQSCVAGSRLLIERSVFEQVTSRLARAAEQIAVGLPSDEATRMGPLQNRRQFEQVTRMIEAAEAAGARVLTGGKRPEGLPDEAHGYFIAPTVLVDVTPDMEIAQQEVFGPVLIAMAFDGEAEAIQLANETRFGLAGAVWSQDVARAHRVAGQLRAGTVWINSYKAISVMSPFGGFGDSGFGRSSGLDGLREYTVPQSVWVETAPEASVAFGYGSGVG, from the coding sequence ATGAACTCACTTAGCCAACATGCCTGCGACCATCTGGCTGAACTGCTTAAAGGTTTCGGTTTAGCCGCTACCACGCCGCTAAGTAACTGGATTGATGGCGCATTAGTCGCAGGGGAGGGTGAGGAAATCACCCTGATCAACCCGGCCACCGGCGAAGCCCTGGTGACCTATCGTGATGCGGGCACGACGTTAATTAAGCGTGCTACTCAAGCGGCTACGCGTGGGCAGCGTGAATGGATGGCGCTTACCGCCAGCGAACGTGGACGGCGCATGAATGCGGCGCTGCGTGGGCTAGAGGGCCATGAAGAAGCGCTGGCGCAGTTGGAGAGCGTCGTTGCCGGTAAGCCGATTCGTGACTGCCGGGCTGAAGTAGGCAAGGTGCGCGAGATGTTTGAATACTACGCGGGCTGGTGCGACAAGCAGCACGGCGAAGTGATTCCAGTGCCGACCTCGCACCTTAACTATGTGCGCCATGTCCCCTATGGCGTGGTGGGGCAAATTACCCCCTGGAACGCTCCAATGTTCACCTGCGCCTGGCAACTGGCCCCGGCCATAGCAGCGGGCAATGGTGTAGTACTGAAGCCTTCCGAACTGACGCCCTTCTCATCGGTGGTAATTGCCAAACTGCTCGAATGCTCTGGAAAGTTCGGTCAGGGGCTTCCTAAAGGGTTAATAAATATCGTCAATGGGCTGGGCAAGTCGACCGGCGCAGCGCTGACCGACCACCCCACTATCAGCAAGCTGGTATTCGTGGGCTCTCCCCAGAGTGGCCGCATGATTGCTGAAGCCGGCGCACGCCGATTGGTGCCCAGCGTGTTAGAACTAGGGGGTAAATCTGCCAATATCGTCTTTGCGGATGCCAAGCTCGATGAAGCCGTCGCGGGAGCCCAGGCGGCCATTTTTGCTGCAGCAGGTCAGAGCTGTGTGGCGGGCTCACGGCTGTTGATTGAGCGTTCGGTGTTTGAGCAGGTTACCAGCCGTTTGGCCCGGGCCGCGGAACAGATTGCGGTCGGCCTTCCCAGCGATGAAGCGACGCGCATGGGGCCTTTGCAGAATCGCCGTCAATTTGAGCAGGTCACCCGGATGATTGAGGCCGCCGAAGCGGCAGGCGCGAGAGTGTTAACGGGTGGCAAGCGTCCCGAAGGACTGCCAGATGAGGCTCATGGCTATTTTATCGCCCCTACCGTGTTGGTCGATGTCACGCCGGATATGGAGATCGCTCAGCAAGAGGTTTTCGGCCCGGTGTTGATCGCCATGGCCTTTGACGGCGAAGCCGAAGCCATTCAGCTCGCCAACGAAACTCGCTTTGGTTTGGCTGGCGCCGTTTGGAGTCAGGATGTGGCGCGAGCGCATCGTGTGGCGGGGCAATTGCGTGCTGGCACGGTATGGATCAATAGCTACAAGGCGATCAGCGTGATGTCGCCGTTTGGTGGCTTTGGCGATAGTGGCTTCGGTCGCTCAAGCGGTTTGGACGGCCTGCGTGAATACACGGTGCCGCAAAGCGTCTGGGTGGAAACGGCACCGGAAGCCAGTGTGGCATTTGGTTATGGTAGCGGCGTTGGTTGA
- a CDS encoding NAD(P)-dependent oxidoreductase: MSSPMSSPMSSTTALSIVVIGLGQMGGNMALTLKAAGFEVTGSDVFEQARSRLAAQGLTVVAPDALPASDVYLLSLPTSAHVREVIEQSPGLLTLASKGSVIVDTSTSDPAVTRELAEKVTAAGLLWLDAPVSGGPKGAASGKLGMLLGGDESTIERVLPMLEAMSAKRTHVGGPGSGHVVKLANNYLCAAHLLTTAEAVAMAAKAGVDPAACLAGLNSGSGRSAVSEVNFPEWVLSERFDSGFTTGLMRKDLRLARDAAEQLGLPLPLLQAVVDAWHANPEQPTDSDDFNHITTPILACGSQAEGNQ; the protein is encoded by the coding sequence ATGTCTTCACCTATGTCTTCACCTATGTCTTCAACAACAGCGTTATCGATCGTGGTGATTGGTCTTGGGCAGATGGGTGGCAATATGGCGCTCACCCTCAAAGCAGCAGGATTTGAAGTAACGGGTAGCGATGTATTTGAGCAAGCGCGATCTCGCCTTGCTGCTCAGGGACTAACCGTTGTGGCGCCCGATGCGCTGCCCGCAAGCGATGTGTATCTGCTTTCGCTGCCCACCTCCGCCCATGTCCGTGAGGTAATCGAGCAATCCCCAGGCTTACTCACGCTGGCGTCTAAAGGCAGTGTGATTGTCGATACCTCGACCAGCGACCCCGCCGTGACTCGTGAACTGGCCGAAAAAGTAACCGCAGCGGGCCTACTGTGGTTGGACGCTCCAGTTAGCGGTGGGCCTAAAGGTGCTGCCAGCGGCAAGCTGGGAATGCTGTTAGGAGGCGATGAAAGCACCATTGAACGGGTATTGCCGATGTTGGAGGCGATGTCAGCCAAGCGCACCCATGTGGGCGGCCCTGGCAGCGGTCATGTGGTGAAACTTGCCAATAACTATCTGTGTGCCGCGCACTTGTTAACCACCGCCGAAGCCGTAGCTATGGCAGCCAAAGCCGGTGTGGATCCTGCCGCCTGCTTAGCGGGCCTCAATAGTGGCTCTGGACGCAGCGCGGTCAGCGAAGTCAACTTCCCCGAGTGGGTGCTGAGCGAGCGCTTCGATTCTGGCTTTACCACCGGCTTGATGCGTAAGGATCTGCGTTTGGCGCGGGATGCCGCTGAGCAATTGGGCCTGCCGTTACCGCTGCTGCAAGCCGTTGTCGATGCCTGGCACGCGAACCCCGAGCAGCCCACCGATAGCGATGACTTTAACCATATCACCACGCCGATATTAGCGTGTGGCAGCCAAGCGGAGGGTAACCAATGA
- a CDS encoding M20 aminoacylase family protein, whose translation MTASVNLPDSETLKAWRHDFHQHPETAFEEHRTSARIAALLTEWGFEVTTGIAGTGVVAALDGQQGEGKTIGLRADIDALDILEETGLAYASQTSGKMHACGHDGHTSMLLGAAWALKQQPDFKGRVVFIFQPAEESAGGGRVMVEEGLFERFPMDAVYGLHNWPGLPVGEAAVHDTDVMAAFDIFTLKLIGKGCHAAMPHLGIDTVLASCQLISQLQGLVSRETPPDKSAVLSITSIHAGDTFNVIPEQVELRGTLRCFDMTLKEHLEARFKQAIGSLAEFHGLAVELDYQRCYPATINTPEHAQHCATVLESLLGSDKVKRNPPPSMASEDFSFLLAERPGAYIWMGNGVDSASLHNPRYDFNDALLPLGTRYWVELVRALLV comes from the coding sequence ATGACTGCCTCAGTAAACTTGCCGGATAGCGAAACATTAAAAGCGTGGCGCCACGATTTCCACCAGCACCCGGAAACCGCGTTTGAGGAGCACCGTACCAGTGCGCGTATTGCAGCGCTGCTGACTGAGTGGGGCTTTGAGGTAACTACCGGGATTGCTGGAACGGGTGTGGTCGCCGCTCTGGATGGTCAACAGGGGGAAGGCAAAACCATCGGCCTACGGGCCGATATTGACGCCCTGGATATCCTCGAAGAGACGGGGCTTGCCTACGCCTCGCAAACGTCCGGCAAAATGCACGCCTGTGGCCACGATGGTCATACGTCCATGCTGCTGGGCGCCGCCTGGGCGTTAAAGCAGCAGCCGGATTTCAAAGGCCGGGTGGTGTTTATCTTTCAGCCCGCTGAAGAGAGCGCTGGTGGTGGACGCGTCATGGTCGAAGAGGGCCTGTTTGAGCGCTTTCCCATGGATGCCGTATACGGTCTGCATAATTGGCCGGGCCTGCCGGTAGGTGAGGCAGCGGTGCATGACACCGATGTGATGGCGGCTTTCGATATTTTTACCCTAAAACTGATTGGCAAGGGATGCCACGCCGCGATGCCACACTTGGGCATCGATACGGTGCTGGCAAGCTGCCAACTGATCAGTCAGTTACAGGGGTTGGTGAGCCGTGAAACGCCGCCTGATAAATCGGCGGTGCTGAGTATTACCAGCATTCACGCCGGGGATACCTTCAATGTGATTCCGGAGCAGGTCGAGCTGCGCGGTACGCTGCGCTGCTTTGATATGACGCTTAAAGAGCATTTGGAAGCACGCTTTAAACAAGCGATTGGCAGTTTGGCAGAGTTTCACGGCTTAGCCGTTGAACTGGATTACCAGCGCTGCTACCCGGCTACTATCAATACCCCGGAACATGCCCAGCACTGCGCGACGGTGCTGGAAAGCTTGCTCGGCAGCGACAAAGTAAAGCGCAACCCGCCGCCCAGCATGGCCTCTGAAGATTTTTCGTTTCTGCTAGCCGAGCGACCAGGCGCCTATATCTGGATGGGCAACGGTGTAGATTCCGCTTCGCTGCACAACCCGCGTTATGACTTCAACGATGCGCTGCTGCCGCTAGGGACGCGCTACTGGGTGGAGCTGGTAAGGGCGCTGCTCGTCTAA
- a CDS encoding DUF3100 domain-containing protein, translating into MDLKLLLDWRLHLTVIVTSMFAEWIGIVRIPLGPGTLLLLPLLYAFIIGVIFNPHLFSAMGKVIPKPVSNAAGPIILIAILPFIAKFGSTIGPAIEQIIAAGPALILQELGNLGTMLIALPFAVLVLKMGREAIGATYSIAREPNIAIISDRYGLRSPEGIGIMGVYVVGTMFGTLYFALMAGYIASLDILDIRALAMACGVGSGSMVAACSAALAEAVPASKDELLAFAGASNLLTYATGLYISLFIALPITEWMYKRLKGSRQEVSHENS; encoded by the coding sequence ATGGATCTCAAGCTACTGCTGGACTGGCGTCTGCACCTGACGGTGATCGTGACGTCGATGTTTGCCGAGTGGATAGGCATTGTGCGCATTCCGCTCGGCCCGGGAACACTACTGTTATTACCTCTGCTTTACGCCTTTATCATTGGCGTGATTTTCAATCCCCACCTTTTCTCGGCAATGGGCAAGGTCATTCCCAAGCCGGTCAGCAATGCGGCTGGCCCGATTATTCTCATCGCCATCCTGCCGTTTATCGCCAAATTCGGTTCTACCATTGGCCCAGCGATCGAGCAGATCATCGCTGCAGGCCCTGCGCTGATTCTCCAAGAGTTAGGCAATCTGGGCACCATGCTGATAGCGCTACCCTTTGCAGTATTAGTCCTCAAAATGGGGCGTGAAGCGATCGGTGCCACTTACTCTATCGCCCGTGAGCCCAATATTGCCATTATTTCAGATCGCTACGGCCTCAGAAGCCCTGAAGGCATCGGTATCATGGGCGTGTACGTGGTGGGCACCATGTTCGGTACGCTCTATTTCGCCTTAATGGCGGGGTATATCGCCTCGCTGGATATTCTCGATATTCGTGCTCTGGCCATGGCCTGCGGGGTGGGCAGTGGCAGTATGGTGGCGGCGTGTTCGGCCGCATTAGCTGAAGCGGTACCAGCATCCAAAGACGAACTACTCGCCTTTGCCGGGGCAAGCAACCTGCTTACCTACGCCACCGGTCTGTATATATCGCTATTTATCGCGCTACCGATCACCGAGTGGATGTACAAGCGCTTAAAAGGCTCTCGCCAGGAGGTTAGCCATGAAAACTCATGA
- the yccS gene encoding YccS family putative transporter, whose amino-acid sequence MPIFLPLRRLWALDKFAYSLRVFIAFSGALLFSGLMGDVALVIPLFLGIIACALSETDDSWQGRFQALLVTLVCFTSASFIVQWLFPWPWLFVVGLGVSTFILIMLGAIGQRYATIASGTLILSIYSMINIEQHGGVDEDVAARQLLLLAGAVWYGLISIVWCALFSRQPVKQSMARVYKALGEFLILKSALFEPVRGVDVEARRVALARQNGKVVDALNQAKEMIFRRLEGQRGDRKLNRYLRIYFIAQDIHERASSTHYPYSALSKAFFHHDVLFRCQRLLDQQGRSCRQLAKSLLLNRPFDHQQSEEALADLHASIENLRDRGKPEWRPLLYPLSALAENLATLENQLASAHNPGVSDDRRDSSLYDRSPSSVLEAWKRVRLNFTLGSPTFRHAVRLSIALTTGYGLMQWIDPEQGFWILLTTLFVCRPNFATTRRFLSQRIMGTVLGLVVGWASISLFPHPLVQSMIAVAAGVSFFANREKHYVVATASITLLVLCSFNQVGDGYDLILPRLFDTLIGSLIAGLAVFFILPDWQGRRLYREAANALNNHRRYLEEIIHQYEEGKQDDLAYRLARRNAHNADAALSTLLTNMLHEPGHYRKLDADNGLRFLVLSNTLLSHLSALGAHRHQLADDEDDATLVPVAKRIGELLGQIAEQLNKRQPIEALTDQTAELLAQLEGQNTAITDEKAVALYRPIQSQLRLITEQLAPLGEAANRLVGSEAPTASSTAA is encoded by the coding sequence ATGCCCATTTTTTTGCCGCTGCGGCGCCTTTGGGCGCTGGATAAATTCGCTTACAGCCTGCGCGTTTTTATAGCGTTCAGCGGGGCATTGCTATTTAGCGGTTTAATGGGCGATGTGGCGCTAGTTATTCCATTGTTTCTGGGCATTATCGCCTGCGCGCTGTCTGAAACTGACGACAGCTGGCAAGGCCGTTTTCAAGCCCTGCTGGTCACGCTGGTGTGTTTTACGTCGGCGTCTTTTATCGTGCAGTGGCTGTTTCCCTGGCCGTGGCTGTTTGTGGTTGGCCTGGGCGTTTCGACGTTTATCCTCATTATGCTCGGCGCCATTGGGCAGCGTTACGCCACCATTGCCTCCGGCACGCTAATCCTGTCGATTTACTCGATGATCAATATTGAGCAGCACGGCGGGGTAGATGAAGACGTGGCCGCACGCCAACTGCTGCTGTTGGCAGGGGCCGTCTGGTACGGATTAATTTCAATCGTGTGGTGCGCGCTATTTTCGCGCCAGCCGGTTAAGCAGAGTATGGCGCGGGTGTACAAAGCGCTGGGCGAGTTTTTAATTCTGAAATCGGCGCTGTTTGAGCCGGTACGCGGTGTAGACGTGGAAGCCCGCCGGGTAGCGCTAGCGCGCCAAAATGGCAAAGTCGTCGATGCCCTTAATCAAGCCAAAGAGATGATTTTTAGGCGGCTCGAAGGCCAGCGCGGTGACCGCAAGCTCAACCGCTACCTGCGTATTTACTTTATTGCCCAGGATATTCACGAAAGGGCTAGCTCCACCCACTACCCCTACAGCGCGCTCAGCAAGGCTTTTTTCCACCACGATGTGCTGTTTCGCTGCCAGCGGCTGCTGGATCAGCAGGGGCGTTCCTGCCGTCAACTGGCGAAATCGCTGCTGCTCAACCGGCCGTTTGACCATCAGCAGAGTGAAGAGGCGCTGGCCGATTTACACGCTTCCATAGAGAACTTACGCGACCGAGGTAAGCCCGAGTGGCGCCCGCTGCTTTATCCATTAAGTGCGCTAGCAGAGAACTTGGCCACGTTGGAAAACCAGCTCGCCAGTGCCCATAACCCGGGTGTCAGCGATGATCGTCGCGATAGCTCACTGTATGACCGCTCGCCCTCCAGCGTATTGGAAGCGTGGAAGCGGGTGCGCCTAAACTTTACTCTCGGCTCCCCCACTTTTCGCCATGCAGTGCGGCTCTCCATTGCCCTCACGACCGGCTATGGGCTGATGCAGTGGATCGACCCCGAGCAGGGCTTTTGGATTCTGCTGACCACGCTTTTTGTTTGCCGGCCCAACTTTGCCACCACACGACGTTTTTTGTCCCAACGGATAATGGGCACGGTACTTGGCTTGGTAGTGGGCTGGGCGTCGATCAGCCTCTTTCCGCACCCGCTGGTACAGAGCATGATCGCCGTGGCCGCTGGGGTGTCGTTCTTCGCCAACCGCGAAAAACACTACGTGGTCGCCACCGCCTCCATCACGCTACTGGTACTGTGCAGCTTTAACCAGGTGGGCGACGGCTATGACCTAATCTTACCCAGGTTATTCGATACCCTGATTGGCTCGCTAATCGCGGGCTTAGCGGTGTTTTTTATTTTGCCCGACTGGCAGGGGCGCAGGCTTTACCGCGAGGCCGCCAATGCGCTGAATAACCACCGCCGCTACCTGGAAGAGATTATCCATCAGTACGAGGAAGGTAAGCAGGATGACTTGGCCTATCGCCTAGCCCGGCGCAATGCTCATAACGCAGACGCGGCACTCTCCACGCTACTCACCAATATGCTCCACGAGCCAGGGCACTACCGTAAACTGGACGCAGACAATGGCCTGCGCTTTCTGGTGCTCTCCAACACTCTGCTTAGCCACCTTTCAGCACTAGGCGCCCACCGCCATCAGTTGGCAGATGATGAAGACGACGCCACTTTGGTACCGGTAGCAAAACGCATTGGAGAGCTGTTGGGCCAGATCGCAGAACAGCTGAATAAACGCCAGCCGATAGAGGCGCTAACGGATCAAACCGCCGAACTGTTAGCCCAATTAGAAGGGCAGAATACCGCTATTACGGATGAAAAAGCCGTCGCCCTTTATCGCCCTATTCAGAGCCAGCTCCGTCTTATTACAGAGCAGCTCGCCCCGCTAGGCGAGGCGGCAAATCGATTAGTGGGAAGCGAAGCGCCCACCGCCAGCAGTACAGCGGCTTAA
- the recG gene encoding ATP-dependent DNA helicase RecG encodes MSDLSAPITALKGVGEALALKLGRLGIERVSDLLFHLPLRYQDRTRLTPIGLLRAGQEAVIEGEVTACDVVKGRRRSLLVRLRDASGILSLRFFHFSPAQQQQLRPGATVRAFGEARAGATGLEIYHPEYRLSGGSETPVDEYFTPIYPTTEGLNQPRLRALAQQALGLLDSAPEALPDVIPDTLLQRFQLPGLHASLHLLHQPPPDVNIEQLTSGQHPATRRLALEELLAHQLSLREVRLRIQADGAPTLPSGRSLQARFLAQLPFALTGAQRRVLEEISHDLSRPAPMLRLIQGDVGSGKTVVAAMAALSALAGNCQAAIMAPTEILAEQHYRSFQAWFEPLGIEVAWLAGKLKGKARLDAKAAIADGRARMVVGTHALFQDDVHFECLGLAIIDEQHRFGVHQRLALREKGEAGGLTPHQLIMTATPIPRTLAMSAYADLDVSVIDELPPGRTPVKTVVVPDERRPEVVERIRLACSEGRQAYWVCTLIDESDVLQCQAAEVTRDELTEALPELAVGLVHGRMKSSEKAEVMTAFKAGELDLLVATTVIEVGVDVPNASLMIIENPERLGLSQLHQLRGRVGRGSTESFCVLLYHPPLSKSSRQRLAVMRETTDGFRIAEKDLEIRGPGEVLGTRQTGLAQMKIADLERDADLLERVSTMAQTLQGNPEITAVLVRRWLGEAAGRYGQV; translated from the coding sequence ATGAGCGATCTCTCCGCGCCCATCACCGCGCTGAAAGGCGTGGGCGAAGCGTTAGCGCTGAAGCTTGGCCGGCTGGGGATTGAGCGGGTCAGCGATCTACTGTTTCACCTGCCGCTGCGCTATCAGGACCGTACGCGGCTGACGCCGATTGGCCTGCTGCGGGCAGGGCAGGAGGCGGTGATCGAAGGCGAAGTGACCGCCTGCGATGTGGTTAAAGGTCGCCGCCGCAGCCTGTTGGTACGCCTGCGTGATGCCAGCGGTATTCTGAGCCTGCGCTTTTTTCACTTTTCGCCTGCCCAGCAGCAACAGCTACGCCCTGGTGCGACGGTACGCGCCTTTGGTGAAGCGCGGGCCGGGGCAACCGGTTTAGAGATATATCACCCCGAATACCGCCTCAGTGGTGGCAGTGAAACGCCGGTCGATGAGTATTTCACACCCATTTACCCCACCACGGAAGGCTTGAACCAACCGCGGCTGCGCGCTCTGGCTCAACAGGCGCTTGGGCTTCTCGACAGTGCCCCCGAGGCCTTGCCCGATGTCATTCCCGATACGCTGCTTCAGCGCTTTCAACTGCCGGGCTTGCACGCCAGCCTGCACCTGCTACATCAGCCACCGCCCGATGTGAACATCGAGCAACTCACCAGCGGCCAGCACCCGGCCACGCGGCGTTTAGCGCTGGAAGAGCTGCTTGCTCACCAATTAAGCCTACGCGAGGTGCGCCTGCGCATTCAGGCGGATGGCGCGCCGACGCTGCCCTCCGGGCGCAGCCTACAGGCGCGCTTTCTGGCCCAATTACCGTTTGCGCTGACCGGTGCTCAGCGCCGCGTGCTGGAAGAGATCAGCCACGATTTAAGTCGCCCAGCGCCAATGCTACGGCTGATTCAGGGCGATGTCGGCTCGGGTAAAACCGTGGTCGCCGCCATGGCCGCGCTGAGCGCCCTGGCGGGCAATTGTCAGGCGGCGATTATGGCGCCGACTGAAATCCTCGCCGAACAGCACTACCGCTCGTTTCAAGCCTGGTTTGAGCCGCTGGGCATCGAAGTAGCGTGGCTGGCGGGCAAGCTCAAAGGCAAGGCGCGGCTGGATGCCAAAGCGGCGATTGCCGATGGCCGTGCGCGTATGGTGGTGGGCACTCATGCACTGTTTCAGGACGACGTGCACTTTGAGTGTTTGGGGCTGGCGATTATTGACGAGCAGCACCGCTTTGGCGTGCACCAGCGCCTGGCGTTGCGCGAGAAAGGCGAAGCGGGCGGCCTTACTCCACACCAGCTGATCATGACCGCCACACCGATTCCCCGCACCTTAGCCATGAGTGCCTATGCAGATCTCGATGTTTCGGTGATCGACGAGCTACCTCCCGGCCGTACCCCGGTGAAAACCGTGGTGGTGCCCGATGAGCGTCGCCCCGAAGTGGTTGAGCGTATTCGATTGGCCTGTAGCGAAGGCCGTCAGGCCTATTGGGTGTGCACGCTGATTGATGAGTCCGACGTGCTGCAGTGTCAGGCCGCCGAAGTTACCCGTGATGAGCTAACGGAGGCGCTGCCTGAGTTGGCGGTGGGCTTGGTGCATGGACGGATGAAATCAAGCGAGAAAGCCGAGGTGATGACTGCCTTCAAAGCGGGGGAGCTGGATCTGCTGGTGGCTACCACGGTTATTGAGGTGGGAGTGGATGTGCCCAATGCCAGCCTGATGATTATCGAAAACCCCGAGCGTCTGGGGCTTTCGCAGCTTCACCAGCTGCGCGGCCGGGTAGGCCGCGGCAGCACGGAAAGCTTCTGTGTGCTGCTCTATCATCCGCCGCTGTCGAAAAGCTCCCGCCAGCGCTTGGCAGTGATGCGCGAAACTACTGACGGCTTCCGCATCGCCGAGAAAGACCTGGAAATCCGCGGCCCCGGCGAAGTACTCGGCACCCGCCAAACCGGCTTGGCACAGATGAAAATTGCCGACCTGGAACGCGATGCCGACCTTCTGGAACGAGTGAGCACCATGGCCCAAACGCTACAGGGCAATCCTGAGATTACCGCCGTGCTGGTACGCCGTTGGTTAGGCGAAGCCGCAGGGCGCTATGGGCAGGTTTAA
- a CDS encoding hydrogen peroxide-inducible genes activator, with translation MTLTELRYIVTLAQERHFGRAAERCHVSQPTLSVAVKKLEEELETPLFERSKSTVQVTPLGEKIVAQAQRVLEQSTLIFELASSGKDQLANPLRIGAIYTIGPYLFPHLVPALANAAPQMPLYIEEGMTGTLRAKLRSGELDVIIVALPFTETDVVTKAIYEEDFEVLMPANHPWVSREAINKEDLLEERLLLLGEGHCFRDQILEACPAITQKLNSPNNTLIAEGGSLETIRHMVASRLGITVLPQSALGTNQYENALLVSRPFVAPAPSRTVAIAWRASFPRPKAIEALIQAISHCQQPTQAVKSTP, from the coding sequence ATGACTTTAACAGAACTTCGCTACATCGTAACCCTCGCCCAGGAGCGCCATTTTGGACGCGCGGCAGAACGCTGCCACGTTTCACAGCCCACACTCTCCGTGGCGGTGAAAAAGCTGGAGGAGGAGCTTGAAACGCCGCTATTTGAGCGCTCTAAGTCCACCGTACAAGTTACCCCGCTGGGTGAAAAGATCGTTGCTCAGGCGCAGCGTGTGCTGGAACAGAGCACGCTGATTTTCGAGCTGGCCAGTAGCGGCAAAGACCAGTTGGCCAACCCGCTGCGCATTGGCGCGATTTATACGATCGGGCCCTACCTGTTTCCTCATCTGGTCCCTGCGCTGGCAAATGCGGCCCCGCAGATGCCGCTGTATATTGAAGAAGGCATGACTGGCACGCTGCGCGCCAAACTCAGAAGCGGTGAGCTGGATGTCATCATTGTGGCACTGCCGTTTACAGAAACCGATGTAGTGACAAAGGCCATCTACGAGGAAGACTTTGAGGTATTGATGCCCGCCAATCACCCTTGGGTGTCGCGCGAAGCGATCAATAAAGAGGATTTACTCGAAGAGCGCCTGCTATTGCTCGGTGAAGGTCACTGCTTCCGCGATCAGATTCTGGAAGCCTGCCCGGCGATTACCCAAAAGCTCAACAGTCCTAACAACACGCTGATTGCGGAAGGGGGCTCGCTGGAAACCATTCGCCATATGGTCGCTTCCCGGCTGGGGATTACCGTTCTACCGCAGTCGGCGTTGGGCACTAATCAGTATGAAAACGCCCTACTGGTCAGTCGGCCGTTTGTGGCGCCAGCACCGTCGCGCACCGTGGCGATTGCCTGGCGAGCGAGCTTTCCACGCCCTAAAGCCATTGAGGCGTTGATTCAGGCGATCAGCCACTGCCAGCAGCCTACTCAGGCCGTGAAAAGCACCCCATGA
- a CDS encoding SDR family oxidoreductase, with protein sequence MKLTVLIIGCGDIGINLGRELLEEGHQVIGMRRNVEALKGTGIKPLKLDLNDLEDADAKILPHADYVVYTVSADRFEESAYQTAYPEGLKRVLSVMEQHKAPPRRVFFVSSTSVHGQQEGEVVNEESPADSTSFSGTLMCEAEQALINHSLPGTVVRFSGIYGPGRDRLIHQVAEGRVAAITPVVYSNRIHRDDCTGIIAHLIRYQESGETLADIYLGSDCEPVTMHNVMIWLAKQLKVEATETMQSPLRRRTSKRCDNQRILNTGYQFRFPSYREGYAQVLKEGGFLELNKV encoded by the coding sequence GTGAAGCTAACCGTACTGATTATCGGCTGTGGCGATATTGGGATCAACCTTGGGCGCGAGTTGCTTGAGGAAGGGCACCAAGTGATTGGGATGCGGCGCAACGTCGAGGCCTTAAAAGGCACCGGCATTAAACCGCTGAAGCTGGATTTAAACGACCTCGAAGATGCCGATGCCAAAATTCTTCCTCACGCCGACTATGTGGTTTATACCGTCAGCGCTGACCGTTTCGAAGAGAGTGCCTATCAAACCGCCTACCCAGAAGGGTTAAAGCGCGTTCTGAGTGTGATGGAGCAGCACAAAGCGCCGCCGCGTCGGGTATTCTTCGTCTCTTCGACCAGCGTACATGGCCAGCAGGAAGGCGAAGTCGTTAACGAAGAGAGCCCCGCCGATTCGACCAGCTTCTCTGGCACGCTAATGTGCGAAGCCGAGCAGGCACTCATCAACCATTCACTGCCCGGCACGGTCGTTCGCTTTTCCGGCATTTACGGCCCAGGACGCGATCGTCTCATTCATCAGGTAGCTGAAGGACGCGTGGCGGCGATCACCCCCGTGGTTTACTCCAACCGCATTCACCGTGACGACTGTACCGGCATTATCGCCCACCTGATTCGCTATCAGGAGAGCGGTGAAACGCTAGCCGATATCTACCTGGGCAGCGACTGCGAGCCGGTCACCATGCATAACGTGATGATATGGCTTGCCAAGCAGTTGAAAGTAGAAGCAACCGAGACCATGCAGTCCCCTTTGCGCCGCCGTACCAGCAAGCGTTGCGATAACCAGCGCATCTTGAACACTGGTTATCAGTTCCGCTTCCCCAGCTACCGCGAAGGTTATGCACAGGTGCTCAAAGAGGGCGGCTTCCTAGAGCTGAACAAGGTCTAA